One window of Pectobacterium carotovorum genomic DNA carries:
- a CDS encoding ABC transporter permease, which yields MNKSILLKKNAIVWPALPVARVYSLVVSIGVPLVVPLIVPLALLALWYISTHYGWMPSQILPAPDIVAKTAVELWHNDLLPQLFISLQRLASGLLAGVLAGTLLGALMGASRRAEHLLHPTVYALAQIPTLGWIPLFMVLFGIDDGLKLAVIIKAVIIPVTLHTQTGVRNVPHALQEVARTLRLPWYQRLIKLTLPAALPTWLTGLRLALSQAWVSLIVVELLASSQGIGYLLVWGRQLFQLDIVFVCIAVIGLAGLTMEWAINQLERRLVFWPHPPLSRLTAAPSRRLSALVLPFLLLLLWQQASRFGWIDPLLLPPPADVWHMLLQGVRDGSLTEAMQASLTRALAGAVCGIVAGLVCGVLLGLNATSDALFTPTVATLRQIALFAWLPLLTAWVGNDETGKITFVALASFFPMLVASHRGIRQRSQALQEVAQVLQLRLSTRLRVLILPGAAPAIFAGLRLSLIYAWLGTIGAEYFMSSGTGIGSLMINAQQLLDMPLIISGILLIGLTGAVLDRVGLGLEQRMTRWRSAGEIA from the coding sequence ATGAATAAGTCGATACTGCTGAAAAAAAACGCGATCGTCTGGCCTGCACTGCCGGTAGCGCGGGTCTATTCTCTTGTCGTGTCAATAGGGGTGCCGCTTGTAGTACCACTAATTGTGCCGCTGGCGCTGCTGGCGTTGTGGTATATCAGCACCCATTACGGCTGGATGCCTTCCCAGATTCTCCCGGCTCCCGACATCGTCGCTAAAACCGCCGTCGAACTTTGGCACAACGATCTCCTGCCGCAGCTCTTTATCAGCCTGCAACGGCTAGCTAGCGGCCTGCTGGCTGGCGTACTGGCGGGGACGCTACTTGGTGCGCTGATGGGAGCCTCACGCCGTGCCGAACACCTGCTGCACCCGACGGTCTACGCGCTGGCACAAATTCCAACGCTGGGTTGGATACCGCTGTTTATGGTGCTGTTCGGCATCGATGACGGCCTGAAGCTCGCCGTCATCATCAAGGCCGTGATTATCCCCGTGACACTGCATACGCAAACAGGCGTGCGTAACGTGCCGCATGCACTACAGGAAGTCGCTCGCACTCTGCGCCTGCCGTGGTATCAGCGCCTCATCAAATTGACGCTGCCCGCCGCGCTACCCACTTGGTTAACCGGCTTACGGCTGGCGCTCTCGCAGGCGTGGGTGTCGCTGATCGTGGTCGAACTGCTGGCATCATCGCAGGGCATTGGCTACCTGCTGGTATGGGGACGCCAGCTGTTTCAGTTGGATATTGTGTTTGTCTGTATCGCCGTCATTGGGCTGGCAGGGCTGACGATGGAGTGGGCAATCAATCAACTGGAACGCCGTCTGGTTTTCTGGCCACATCCGCCGCTCAGCCGCTTAACCGCCGCACCGTCTCGTCGCTTATCGGCGTTGGTTTTGCCTTTTCTGCTTCTGCTGCTCTGGCAACAGGCCAGCCGTTTCGGCTGGATCGATCCGCTACTGCTGCCACCGCCCGCCGACGTGTGGCACATGCTGTTGCAAGGCGTGCGTGACGGCTCGCTCACCGAGGCGATGCAGGCCAGTCTGACCCGCGCGCTCGCCGGTGCGGTATGCGGGATTGTCGCGGGCCTCGTGTGCGGCGTGCTGCTGGGGCTGAATGCCACCAGCGACGCGCTCTTCACGCCTACGGTCGCGACGCTGCGTCAGATCGCGCTGTTTGCCTGGCTGCCGCTGCTGACCGCCTGGGTCGGCAACGATGAAACCGGGAAAATCACGTTTGTCGCGCTGGCCTCGTTCTTCCCCATGCTGGTGGCCAGCCATCGCGGTATCCGCCAGCGCTCACAGGCTTTACAGGAAGTTGCACAGGTGTTGCAACTGCGTTTATCAACTCGCTTGCGGGTGCTGATCCTGCCAGGGGCCGCGCCCGCGATCTTCGCCGGTTTACGTCTGTCGCTGATTTACGCCTGGCTTGGCACCATCGGTGCTGAATATTTCATGTCATCCGGCACCGGGATCGGCAGCCTGATGATCAACGCCCAACAGCTACTGGATATGCCCCTGATTATCAGCGGCATACTGTTGATTGGATTAACGGGCGCGGTGCTCGACCGCGTCGGATTAGGTCTGGAACAGCGGATGACGCGCTGGCGTTCCGCAGGAGAAATCGCATGA
- a CDS encoding ABC transporter ATP-binding protein, with amino-acid sequence MTSTTLEVSPPVVQFDRLRKQFRVQGESLTVIDDFSLSIHSGELVAIVGSSGCGKSTLLRMLVGLDNDYQGRVLVEGKTVRGIGRERGMVFQEPRLFPWLTVRQNIALGLANEAIDNKEQKRLIDHFIQLVHLQDFADALPAQLSGGMAQRVAIARGLVANPRILMLDEPFGALDALTRQQMQQELRRIHQAEGTTTLLVTHDVEEAVYLADRVVVLAPRPGRIRQIATISLPHPRQRDSQAFHQQCSDLLALLTQPADTAADLSSLNT; translated from the coding sequence ATGACGTCCACAACCCTTGAGGTATCACCGCCAGTCGTACAGTTCGATCGGCTGCGTAAACAGTTTCGTGTACAGGGCGAGTCGTTGACGGTAATCGATGATTTTTCACTGTCGATTCACAGCGGTGAGCTGGTGGCGATTGTCGGCAGCAGCGGTTGCGGCAAATCCACGCTGCTGCGCATGTTGGTTGGGCTGGACAACGACTATCAGGGACGCGTGCTGGTCGAAGGGAAAACCGTGCGCGGCATCGGGCGTGAGCGTGGCATGGTGTTTCAGGAACCACGCCTGTTTCCGTGGCTGACGGTGCGGCAAAACATCGCACTTGGACTGGCGAATGAAGCCATCGATAACAAAGAGCAGAAGCGCCTGATCGACCACTTTATTCAACTCGTCCATTTGCAGGATTTTGCCGATGCCCTACCCGCCCAGCTTTCCGGCGGCATGGCGCAGCGTGTGGCTATCGCTCGCGGACTCGTCGCCAATCCACGCATCCTGATGCTGGATGAACCTTTTGGCGCGCTGGATGCGTTGACCCGCCAGCAGATGCAGCAGGAGCTGCGCCGCATTCATCAGGCGGAAGGCACGACCACGCTGCTGGTCACGCACGACGTCGAGGAAGCCGTCTATCTCGCCGATCGCGTCGTCGTGCTGGCACCGCGACCGGGCCGTATCCGCCAGATTGCGACCATTTCGCTGCCGCATCCGCGCCAGCGTGACAGTCAGGCCTTTCACCAGCAGTGCAGCGACCTGCTCGCACTGTTGACGCAGCCTGCCGACACGGCTGCCGACCTCTCTTCTCTGAACACGTAA
- a CDS encoding ABC transporter substrate-binding protein produces the protein MQHATLLMTASPITASSRWRWGMKVLSTALLMGAALVSTVQANDAAPQEAQKPTEIRIGLPDQSAGSKPFIRGPLGLAHIRQQLEKEFEPQGINIRWSFFKGAGPAVNEALANKQLDVVYLGDLAAIIGRAGSLPTRVLVGSRGSNSYLAATPESGIQRIEDLRGKRIAVYKGTADQLSFERAIKSVGLNERDVRVINLDWTAGKAALAARRVDAVWGGVSLLALRKQGINIVTTSRALGWPNTTQAAVLATQDFIDRYPGTTQQLVNVLVDNAQWIGDAQHLPEYTALMAEQSQIPQTIFQEELKAEDLPFQSSPRLDPFLLSSLQDSIERAKAAGLIRSTFSASDWFAGQFVDRALKAKGLESNWAVYDASGNPAK, from the coding sequence ATGCAGCACGCCACCCTGTTGATGACCGCCTCGCCGATAACGGCATCTTCCCGCTGGCGCTGGGGGATGAAGGTATTAAGTACGGCCTTGCTGATGGGCGCCGCGCTCGTTTCCACCGTTCAGGCAAACGACGCTGCCCCGCAGGAGGCACAGAAGCCGACGGAGATTCGTATTGGTTTGCCGGATCAGAGTGCAGGCAGCAAACCCTTTATTCGCGGGCCGCTGGGGTTGGCGCATATTCGCCAACAGTTGGAGAAGGAATTTGAGCCGCAGGGTATCAACATTCGCTGGTCGTTCTTTAAAGGAGCGGGCCCAGCGGTGAATGAGGCGCTGGCAAACAAGCAGCTGGATGTGGTGTATCTGGGCGATCTGGCGGCTATTATCGGCCGTGCGGGTAGTCTGCCAACGCGGGTGCTGGTGGGGTCGCGCGGCTCGAATTCTTATCTGGCGGCGACGCCGGAATCGGGTATTCAACGCATTGAAGATTTACGCGGCAAGCGGATTGCGGTCTACAAGGGAACGGCCGATCAGCTGTCGTTTGAGCGCGCGATTAAAAGCGTCGGGCTAAACGAGCGCGATGTGCGAGTCATTAATCTGGACTGGACGGCAGGCAAGGCCGCACTGGCGGCCAGACGCGTGGATGCGGTGTGGGGCGGCGTCTCTCTGCTGGCGTTGCGTAAGCAGGGCATCAATATTGTGACCACCAGCCGGGCGCTGGGCTGGCCGAATACCACGCAGGCCGCGGTGTTGGCGACGCAGGACTTTATCGACCGCTACCCGGGCACGACGCAGCAACTGGTGAATGTGCTGGTGGACAATGCGCAGTGGATCGGCGATGCACAGCACCTGCCGGAATACACTGCGCTCATGGCCGAGCAGAGTCAGATTCCGCAGACGATTTTTCAGGAAGAATTGAAAGCGGAGGATCTCCCTTTCCAAAGCTCGCCGCGTCTCGATCCGTTCCTGCTCAGCAGCTTGCAGGACAGCATTGAGCGGGCGAAAGCCGCCGGGTTGATTCGCAGCACGTTCTCGGCCAGCGACTGGTTTGCCGGCCAGTTTGTTGACCGGGCGCTGAAAGCCAAAGGGCTGGAATCGAACTGGGCAGTGTATGACGCCAGCGGTAATCCTGCGAAATAA